Proteins encoded within one genomic window of Mycolicibacterium aubagnense:
- a CDS encoding glycerol-3-phosphate dehydrogenase/oxidase — translation MSDPIPGPGNGQTLLNRAQRETAWNRLGAEQFDVIVIGGGVVGAGAALDAATRGLKVALVEARDFASGTSSRSSKMFHGGLRYLEQLEFGLVREALYERELSLTTLAPHLVKPLPFLFPLTKRIWERPYIAAGIFLYDQLGGAKSVPAQKHLLKAGALRLAPGLKRSSLIGAIRYYDTVVDDARHTMTVARTAAHYGAVVRTSTQVVALLREGDRVTGVRVRDSETGAVTEVCGHVVVNATGVWTDEIQALSKERGRFRVRASKGVHIVVPRDRIVSEVAIILRTEKSVLFVIPWGTHWIIGTTDTDWNLDLAHPAATKADIDYILGHVNKVLATPLNHDDIDGVYAGLRPLLAGESEETSKLSREHAVAVPSPGLVAIAGGKYTTYRVMGEDAIDAASEFVPTRVAPSITEKVPLLGADGYFALINQTEHVGQHYGLHPYRVRHLLDRYGSLIGEVLDMAHKNAAVRPDLLEPITEAPVYLKVEAWYAAAAEGALHLEDILARRMRISIEYQHRGVDCAREVAEVVAPVLGWSAEDVDREVATYLARVEAEVLSQTQPDDESADALRAAAPEARSEILEPVPLD, via the coding sequence GTGAGTGACCCGATTCCCGGACCGGGTAATGGGCAGACCCTGCTGAACCGCGCGCAGCGCGAGACCGCCTGGAACCGGCTGGGCGCCGAGCAGTTCGACGTCATCGTGATCGGCGGCGGCGTCGTCGGGGCCGGTGCGGCGCTGGATGCGGCGACGCGCGGGCTGAAGGTCGCACTCGTCGAGGCGCGCGACTTCGCCTCGGGCACGTCCAGCCGGAGCAGCAAGATGTTCCACGGCGGCCTTCGCTACCTGGAGCAGCTCGAGTTCGGCCTGGTGCGGGAGGCGCTGTACGAACGCGAACTGTCGTTGACCACTTTGGCGCCCCACCTGGTGAAGCCGCTGCCGTTCCTGTTCCCGCTGACCAAACGGATCTGGGAGCGCCCCTACATTGCCGCGGGCATCTTCCTGTACGACCAGCTGGGCGGCGCCAAGTCGGTGCCCGCGCAGAAACACCTCCTCAAGGCCGGGGCGCTGCGGCTGGCTCCCGGGCTCAAGCGCAGTTCATTGATCGGCGCGATCCGGTACTACGACACCGTCGTCGACGACGCACGGCACACCATGACCGTCGCCCGCACCGCGGCGCACTACGGAGCCGTCGTCCGCACCTCGACGCAAGTCGTGGCGCTGCTCCGCGAAGGCGACCGGGTCACCGGCGTGCGGGTCCGCGACTCGGAGACCGGTGCGGTGACCGAGGTGTGCGGCCACGTGGTGGTCAACGCCACCGGGGTGTGGACCGACGAGATTCAGGCGTTGTCGAAGGAGCGCGGCCGGTTCCGGGTCCGCGCCTCCAAGGGCGTGCACATCGTCGTGCCGCGGGACCGCATCGTCAGCGAGGTGGCGATCATCCTGCGCACCGAGAAGTCGGTGCTCTTCGTGATCCCGTGGGGCACCCACTGGATCATCGGCACCACGGACACCGATTGGAACTTGGACCTGGCGCACCCGGCGGCGACGAAGGCCGACATCGACTACATCCTCGGGCACGTCAACAAGGTGCTGGCCACCCCGCTCAACCATGACGACATCGACGGTGTCTACGCGGGCCTGCGCCCGCTGCTGGCCGGGGAGAGCGAGGAGACCTCCAAACTGTCCCGCGAGCACGCGGTCGCGGTGCCGTCTCCGGGCCTGGTGGCCATCGCGGGCGGCAAGTACACCACCTACCGGGTCATGGGCGAGGACGCCATCGATGCGGCCAGTGAGTTCGTGCCGACCCGGGTGGCGCCGTCGATCACCGAGAAGGTGCCGCTGCTCGGGGCCGACGGCTATTTCGCGTTGATCAACCAGACCGAACACGTCGGCCAGCACTACGGCCTGCATCCCTACCGGGTGCGCCACCTGCTGGACCGCTACGGCTCGCTGATCGGCGAGGTACTGGACATGGCGCACAAGAATGCCGCAGTCCGGCCTGACCTCTTAGAACCCATCACCGAGGCGCCGGTGTATCTGAAGGTCGAGGCCTGGTACGCGGCCGCGGCAGAGGGTGCGCTGCACCTCGAGGACATCCTGGCCCGCCGCATGCGGATCTCCATCGAGTACCAGCACCGCGGTGTGGACTGCGCCCGTGAGGTCGCGGAAGTTGTTGCACCCGTGCTGGGTTGGAGCGCCGAGGACGTCGACCGGGAGGTGGCGACCTACCTGGCGCGGGTGGAAGCCGAGGTGCTGTCGCAGACGCAGCCCGACGACGAATCGGCAGATGCGTTGCGGGCGGCGGCTCCCGAAGCTCGGTCGGAGATCCTCGAGCCGGTGCCGCTCGATTGA
- a CDS encoding NAD(P)H-quinone dehydrogenase, whose protein sequence is MVTRIVIIGGGPAGYEAALVAAGYGPEATEVTVIDRDGIGGACVLWDCVPSKTFIASSGVRTELRRADGLGFDIKIEDAKISLSQINNRVKTLARSQSVDIGGQLLRAGVNVVAGCGELVDSIPGMAHHRVKVTTPDGRTGVLKADVVLIATGASPRVLPNAKPDGERILNWRQLYDLTDLPEHLVIVGSGVTGAEFCNAYTELGVKVTVVASRDQILPHEDSDAAAVLEEVFSERGVTLVKNARADSVVRTDTGVKVSLADGRVVEGSHALMSIGSVPNTSGLGLEKVGIELGPGNYLSVDRVSRTKASGIYAAGDCTGLLPLASVAAMQGRIAMYHALGEGVSPIKLRTVAAAVFTRPEIAAVGVPQSAIDAGTVPARTLMLPLNTNARAKMSLLEHGFVKIFCRPATGVVIGGVVVAPIASELILPIALAVQNRISVTDLAQTLSVYPSLSGSIIETARRLMAHDDLD, encoded by the coding sequence GTGGTTACCCGCATCGTGATCATCGGCGGCGGTCCCGCCGGGTATGAGGCAGCCCTGGTTGCCGCCGGTTATGGCCCTGAGGCAACTGAGGTGACGGTCATCGACCGCGACGGTATCGGTGGTGCGTGCGTGCTCTGGGACTGTGTGCCGTCCAAGACGTTCATCGCTTCCAGCGGCGTGCGAACCGAGCTGCGCAGGGCCGACGGGCTGGGCTTCGACATCAAGATCGAGGACGCCAAGATCTCGTTGTCGCAGATCAACAACCGGGTCAAGACGCTGGCGCGCAGTCAGTCGGTCGACATCGGCGGTCAGCTGCTGCGTGCCGGGGTCAATGTGGTGGCCGGCTGCGGTGAGCTGGTCGACAGCATCCCCGGTATGGCCCATCACCGGGTCAAGGTCACGACGCCCGACGGCCGAACCGGAGTTCTCAAGGCTGACGTCGTGCTGATCGCCACCGGCGCGAGCCCTCGGGTGCTGCCCAACGCCAAGCCCGACGGTGAGCGCATCCTGAACTGGCGGCAGCTGTACGACCTGACCGACCTGCCCGAGCACCTGGTCATCGTGGGTTCCGGTGTCACCGGTGCCGAGTTCTGCAACGCCTACACAGAACTCGGCGTCAAGGTCACGGTGGTGGCCAGCCGCGACCAGATCCTGCCGCACGAAGACTCTGATGCCGCCGCGGTGCTCGAGGAGGTGTTCTCCGAGCGCGGTGTGACGTTGGTCAAGAACGCCCGCGCCGATTCGGTGGTCCGTACCGATACCGGCGTCAAGGTGAGCCTGGCCGACGGCCGCGTCGTGGAGGGCAGCCACGCGTTGATGAGCATCGGGTCGGTGCCCAACACGTCGGGCCTCGGACTGGAGAAGGTCGGCATCGAGCTCGGCCCCGGGAATTATCTGAGCGTCGACCGCGTGTCGCGCACGAAGGCGTCGGGCATCTACGCGGCGGGCGACTGCACCGGCCTGCTGCCGCTGGCCTCGGTGGCCGCCATGCAGGGCCGCATCGCGATGTATCACGCACTGGGTGAAGGGGTTTCGCCGATCAAGCTGCGGACTGTCGCCGCCGCGGTGTTCACTCGGCCGGAGATCGCCGCGGTCGGGGTGCCGCAGTCGGCGATCGATGCCGGTACCGTCCCGGCCCGCACCCTGATGCTTCCCTTGAACACCAATGCGCGGGCCAAGATGTCATTGCTCGAGCACGGCTTCGTGAAAATCTTCTGTCGCCCGGCCACCGGCGTGGTGATCGGCGGTGTGGTGGTCGCGCCGATCGCCTCCGAGCTGATCCTGCCGATCGCGCTGGCGGTGCAGAACCGGATCTCGGTGACCGATCTGGCCCAGACCTTGTCGGTCTATCCGTCGCTGTCCGGCTCGATCATCGAGACGGCCCGCCGGCTCATGGCTCACGACGATCTGGACTGA
- a CDS encoding gamma-glutamylcyclotransferase: MPLYAAYGSNMHPEQMLQRAPHSPMAATGWLHGWRLTFAGADIGWEGALATLVEDPLSKVFVVLYDMTREDEERLDRWEGSELGIHKKIRCRVHRVSSDTSTEPVLAWLYVVDAWEGGLPSARYLGVMAEAAEIAGAPADYVHHLRTRPSRNIGP; encoded by the coding sequence GTGCCGCTCTACGCCGCTTACGGATCGAACATGCATCCGGAGCAGATGCTTCAGCGGGCCCCGCATTCTCCGATGGCGGCCACCGGGTGGCTGCACGGCTGGCGGCTGACGTTCGCCGGCGCCGACATCGGCTGGGAGGGCGCGCTGGCGACGCTGGTCGAGGATCCGCTCTCGAAGGTCTTCGTCGTGCTCTACGACATGACCCGCGAGGACGAGGAACGCCTGGATCGCTGGGAAGGCTCCGAGCTCGGGATCCACAAGAAAATCCGGTGCCGGGTGCACCGGGTGTCGTCGGACACCTCGACCGAACCGGTGCTCGCCTGGCTGTATGTGGTCGACGCCTGGGAGGGCGGGCTGCCCTCGGCCCGGTACCTCGGGGTCATGGCTGAGGCCGCCGAGATCGCCGGTGCCCCCGCCGACTACGTCCACCACCTCCGCACCCGCCCGTCCCGCAACATCGGGCCGTAG
- a CDS encoding M20 family metallopeptidase — MTLSDHAERWLATNYGDLVGWRRHLHANPELGRQEFETTKFVATRLAEAGLNPKILPGGTGLTCDFGPEDRPRIALRADMDALPMDERTGLPFASTVPNVAHACGHDGHTAVLLGAGLALASAPTLPVGVRLVFQAAEELMPGGALDAISAGVLAGVSRIFALHCDPRLEVGKVATIPGPITSAADQMEITLHSPGGHTSRPHLTGDLVYALGTLITGVPGILSRRVDPRHSTVMVWGAVNAGFASNAIPQTGTLAGTIRTASRDAWVEMESIVREIVSSLLAPLNVDHTVLYRRGVPPVVNEELSTRIMTHAIEALGPEALADTKQSGGGEDFSWYLEEVPGAMARLGVWPGVGPQLDLHQPNFDLDERALGVGVRVLVNIVEQAAAF, encoded by the coding sequence ATGACCCTCTCGGACCACGCCGAGCGCTGGCTGGCCACGAACTACGGTGACCTGGTCGGGTGGCGGCGGCATCTGCACGCCAACCCGGAGTTGGGCCGGCAGGAGTTCGAGACCACCAAGTTCGTCGCGACGCGGCTGGCCGAGGCCGGTTTGAACCCGAAGATTCTGCCCGGCGGCACTGGCTTGACCTGTGATTTCGGCCCCGAGGACCGGCCGCGGATCGCCCTGCGCGCCGACATGGACGCGCTGCCGATGGACGAGCGAACCGGTCTGCCGTTCGCCTCGACGGTCCCCAACGTGGCACACGCCTGCGGACACGACGGCCATACGGCGGTGCTCCTGGGCGCCGGGCTGGCTCTCGCGTCGGCGCCGACGCTGCCGGTTGGTGTGCGCCTGGTGTTCCAGGCCGCCGAGGAACTGATGCCTGGCGGCGCGCTGGATGCGATCTCCGCTGGTGTGCTGGCCGGGGTATCGAGAATCTTTGCGCTGCACTGTGATCCACGGCTGGAGGTGGGTAAGGTCGCCACCATTCCAGGACCCATCACGTCGGCGGCCGATCAGATGGAGATCACCCTGCATTCGCCGGGTGGGCACACGTCCCGCCCGCACCTCACGGGTGACCTGGTCTACGCGCTCGGCACGCTGATCACAGGGGTGCCCGGCATCCTGTCCCGTCGCGTGGACCCGCGGCACAGCACCGTGATGGTGTGGGGCGCGGTCAATGCCGGGTTCGCGTCGAACGCCATTCCGCAGACCGGAACCCTGGCCGGGACCATCCGCACCGCCAGTCGCGACGCCTGGGTGGAGATGGAATCGATTGTCCGCGAAATTGTTTCGTCACTGCTGGCGCCGCTCAACGTCGATCACACGGTGCTGTACCGGCGCGGCGTGCCACCGGTGGTCAATGAGGAACTGTCGACGCGGATCATGACCCACGCCATCGAGGCGCTGGGTCCGGAAGCACTGGCCGACACCAAGCAATCCGGTGGCGGCGAAGACTTCTCCTGGTACCTGGAAGAGGTGCCGGGTGCCATGGCCCGGCTCGGCGTCTGGCCGGGCGTCGGACCGCAACTCGACCTCCACCAGCCGAACTTCGACCTCGACGAACGCGCCCTCGGCGTCGGCGTCCGGGTGCTGGTCAACATCGTCGAGCAGGCCGCTGCCTTCTAA